The genomic window GACACGTGGCGTCTCAGGCTCGCCTGCCCGGAGATCGCCCGCCGGATCGTTCCCGGGCAGTTCCTCATGCTCCGGCTCCCTGGGGGAAACGACCCGCTGTTGGGTCGGCCGCTGGCGCTCTACGACACGGTGCTGGAAGCCGCGGGGGCGCCGATCGGCGTCGACGTCGCCTACCTCGTCGTCGGCAAGATGACCGCGCGGCTGGCGACGCTTCGCCCCGGCGACGAACTGGCCGTGTGGGGACCGCTGGGGAACGGATTCTCGCCGGCGCCCGTCGATCACCTCGTCATGGCTGCCGGCGGCATTGGCCAGACGCCGTTTCTGGCCCTGGGCCGCGAGTTCGTCGGCGGTCGACGGTACGGCGAACCGAGCGAACGCCGCGTGACGGCAGCCCGTCGAGTCACGCTCTGCTACGGCGTGCGCACCGCCGCCTACGCCGCGGGAGTCGACGACTTCCTCGCGGCGGGAGTCGCCGTCCGGCTTGCCAGCAACGATGGCTCGCTGGGGCGGCGGGGCTTTGTCACGGCCGAACTGGAAGCGGTCCTCGCAGAAGCCGCTATAGCTGGAGAATCGGTCC from Pirellulales bacterium includes these protein-coding regions:
- a CDS encoding dihydroorotate dehydrogenase electron transfer subunit; its protein translation is MSSGRRLAGPGDLAASYYADGAIERRVPVVENIPLARDTWRLRLACPEIARRIVPGQFLMLRLPGGNDPLLGRPLALYDTVLEAAGAPIGVDVAYLVVGKMTARLATLRPGDELAVWGPLGNGFSPAPVDHLVMAAGGIGQTPFLALGREFVGGRRYGEPSERRVTAARRVTLCYGVRTAAYAAGVDDFLAAGVAVRLASNDGSLGRRGFVTAELEAVLAEAAIAGESVRIACCGPEPMMEAVAELAITRGVPCEVSLETPMACGIGACFSCVVKVRQPEGDWDYKRTCVEGPVFEAARIEWR